The segment cttaatgcattgtttttccttttggagcatcagtgagtgtttgaaccttctgttatagttgcatatgagtccctcagttgtcctcagtgtgaaaagatggatctcaaaatcataaagtcattgttggaaagggtttaaatacacaaaaatgctgaaacaaaaacatagctgtggatcatttaggcaacaacagtattaagaatctagcatatgtaaacttttgaatggggttaattttataaattcaactattttcactaaaacattattttctcttgtcaacatgaatgtcttttatgtaaaatatcttatttaggtcagtactaaataaaaagataacatGCAtcttgtatgatccctcttattttggtaattaacattttgcagattctgcaaggttttGTCCTCAACTCTACATCATAaactcaaatgtttttttttgtcttatgtaACTCCTTAGTTGCATCAGTCAGTCTAAGTAATATATAacaaaagttaaagttaaatgtaaaatgacaaaaatatttaaatacacaacatatCATAAATGCTTTATCATAAATGCTTGTTAGTACATTCGGAAGTATACTTTCACCATTTTTcaaagacaaaaatgtaaattctattTACAgaataaccaaacagttgatggtaacCACtggcttccatagtatggacaaaaaatactgtggaaGCCATTTGTTACCATCAATtttgaacattcttcaaaatttctATCTATATACACCTCGGAAATCGAAAATCACTATTTTAATCACTACTTGATTAATTTAGTAATCGAGTAATCACCcgattattctgacaattaatcaagtaattggatcatttttttgtggtaaaacAAGACCTAAGCAAACAGTagacttttaaatatatttagaataccAATGAGGCAATTATAtttgacccttcgcaaacagattgacaggtgatctgaccaatcatagcACCGAATCCaccattttgtctgacaaacaaatcagacaggagagtagaacttcagtggacttaaacttgaaaaaacttGTGTATTGAGTCTTTCCAcagttaaaacaacattttaagacattttatgaaaagacgattataaaataatttagaaataattagaaaataatttactcacccccttgtcatccaagatgttcatgtctttctgtcttcagtcgtaaagaaattatgggttttgaggaaagcatttaaggatttttctccatataatggacttcattggtgccccgaatctgaacttccaaaatgcagtttaaatggagcttcaaagggctctaaaccatcccaggcgaggaagaagggtcctatctagcgaaacaatctgtcattgttttcgaaaaaaaaaaatttgtattctttttaaacgcaaaagcttgtgtagcacaggctctgggatgcgcatccacgggtcgtcttgaacgattcgttcattttgaacgaatctttatttgtgacatgcgcaacatcctattaggttctgtactggaattagttcacctgtttcgagtcttcgggttttccgagttgttcgttcatcttatggggctgtcacctGATGctcattttgctaaaatgaacgaaatgactcgaaaaaagattcattcattttgctgaacgagactcaaaggtcagagttggtaaaatgatccgaacttctcttcactacgaatcacatcttcgaagttcatcgtctgtgtactccggctcaaaaaggtagagtatgtcgaaaaaaactcgaagttattttctcctacaacttcagaatcatccggcatcgttgtacctttttgtttctaaatagtgtttgacttacttgcactttcttcgtctttgcgcattcgctttgtaaacactgggtctgtagttccgcctacattctgcatgacctttcgacctgattcaatagtacgtgaacgcgcatcccagagcctgtgctacacaagcttttgtgcttaaaaagtatacacattttttttactgaaaaaaattacagaacgTTTCGctcgataagacccttcttcctcggctgggatcgtttagagccctttaaagctgcatttaaactacatttttgaagttcaaaatcggggcatcagtgaagtccattatatggagaaaaatcctgaaatgttttcctcaaaaaacataatttcttcacgactgaagacagacagacatgaacatcttgaatgacaagggggtgagtaaattatttgtgaattgttgttttggaagtggagttctcctttaaaaacagcGCTTTAAATCTCTTGACAAAAGACATAAAtgaaatttgtatatattagaAATGAAAGATATAGGTTGTACAGAATATCACTTTGCTTGTTTTTCTCAAGATAAGGATTTATAATGTCCATACATCATACAAACATGAAACTATGCTTTCTCAGGTTGAGAGCTGTCGTTCCAAATGTTCCAACCACACAAATTTGCGATGCAGTTTGTTCGCAGAATGTTTGTTGCAACTGTAGTTTTGGGAAACACCAACTTGTTGAATAATGACGGAACTTTCCACAAACAAGGGAAATGTACCCCAGAGTGGTTGCTGAGTTGTTGTTAGGGTGTTAAAGTGACTGAAATTCAACACAGCCAGTTATCTAAATGTTTTACTTCTTCATGGGTTTAgaacaaattaacaaacaacaaacaaattacAGTATGAACAGTTAACATTTTCAGTTAATTTACAGAGAAGCTGAAAAGCAGATGGTGTTTAGAAATGGGTTTGTTCTCAGATGCTGTTGTAGGAGTCTGATGGGGCACAGAGAGCAAATCTGGCTTTGTTATGTAGAGAGTTCCTGTTTAGACTGGATCTTCCCATGCCTGTTTATAGATTGTATGGTGAAGTGCTCTTTTACCTAAAGCCTGagatgctctctctctctctctctctctctctgtctgactCCTGCAGCATTTAAAGCTATGGTAGTTCAAACAGGAAAATCCACATGAGCTTTTTCCCATTTGTATTGTTTGTCTGAATTCCACTGCCAACAACAAAATGAGCAAAGAGAGGAATAGACGTAACCAGCTCAGCTTTGAGTTGCAAGAAGAAAAATAGCAATTCTGAATTATGCAgtgcattattttgtttatcattcatttattatgaTTACTATATACTTCACATACAGTGGTTTCAGatacactgaataaaaaaaactgagaggGTTTAAATGAGTGGTAATGTTTAACAAAGCTGCACACATGCCATCTAGTGGCAACATACTGCATTAACCTTATGTTTTTTCTACCAATCCTAACAactgtttataaaaaatgagGAATGAGTGCTATAAAAATGCATGTCAAATTAATATGAATCTCTGTTTATGATGTGAAGCTCATGCATACATTGTATCTGTTGCTTTTTCAGGTGTGTATGTTCTCATAGCAATTGGGGCTGTAATGATGTTTGTGGGGTTCCTTGGTTGTTATGGAGCTATTCAGGAATCTCAGTGTCTCTTAGGAACGGTGAGTTTTTACTCAACTCATACTATTCATGCTGCATGCCTTTAAGAGATTTACAGTTCATCTTCAAAAGAGCTTTACAAGAACTAAACCACACTTTACTTGTGGTTCCAAATTATAGGCGTAGTTTTACTTCAGCCAGTAGCGTTTGATgatgaaaatgcagtttttgaCTATAATGGCATGTATTATTTTCTCAGACGTTACAAATTCATccataaagattaaaaatcattGATTTATGCATTCATGTTTCAATAATTTAATCAGATTCTTTTAGTAGATGACGAtaccttgtgaaaaagaagtacactttagcaaattttaagtatttattacagaaataatttactttaaaagaaTACTTAACTGTGAAGAAAGTAATGTTCTTAGGCACTTAACTGCATGTTagttgcaattaaatgaaattgtaTTAAAGTTGAACTTTAGAGCGTTGTTTTAACCCACGTAAGTAGGACTTTACTGTCTataaaatatggttaaagtgtaTTGATGAATGTACTGttgagcatttatttatatggtAAAAACTATACTTGTAAAACTATACTATAactatatttgtaattacatattgttttataattgcaTGTGTAATGATGAAGCTGTACATTTCTGAACTTATACATATAAAGTATATTAACTTGAAAGTGTACTCTCCTTAAGCACAtctaagtttttaattttatttcttaaatattatacTATCTGCAAGtacagctttaaaaaaatacttcaaagatttaaagtatattacaaCTGCACATTCAAAACAATTAACCACACCTTTTTTACAAGGGTAGTCATGATGTCAATTTGTAGGCCAACCCAGAAAGCTAATTCGCTAAAGCTAATATCCACCTGGAATCGTCTATGGGTGTTTAGCATAGTGTTATTCCAGTATTTCTGTCTTCATCACATGGTTTATCACTTTTTCTTCCTCAGTTCTTCACATGTTTAGTGATCCTCTTTGCCTGTGAGGTGGCAGCAGGAATATGGGGCTTTATTAACAGGGACACGGTAAGGCTACAcacatgtacatatatatatatttagaaagtATGTCTGTATTTAAAGACTGTCACTCTCATGCTTTTTATATGTCCAGATCTCCACTGAGCTCATTAACTTCTATGATGCGGCATACATGAAAGCTGTGGATCCTGTTGACACAGCATCCAGACAGGCAGCTTCTAAAGTTCTGGAGGTCTTCCATAACACAGTGAGTTGCCAAAATCAGTTCCTTTGTCAAAATCCTCTGTTTTGGACAGTTAATAATccatttttttcatgctttctCAATATCTAGCTGGATTGCTGTGGTAAAGGGGATGATAATCCACTTTTCACAGCTGTCCAGGCCTCTCTGTGTCCCAAGAAGACCATGCCACTTGATCCGCTCATCTCCCAGGTATCTTTTGTATAGTTAAGACCATGATGGAGATCACAAGTTTTCTCAATATACAGATTTATGctgatttcaaacattttaaacttaaatgcattttgaaaatatgtttatttaaaggagcagttcacccaaaactgaaaattacccccatgatttactcaccctcaagtcattctaggcgtatatgactttcttctttcagatgaatacagtcagagttatattaaaaaatgtcctggcttttccaagctttataatggcaatgaatgGGTGTTGATATTTTGAAGTCTAATAGTGCATCCATACTATaaagaactatccctttacatgtaatcaaaaacatgcatatAGTTCATAATAAGCTATGCCACGATTTTTCAGAAAGTAGAAATCTTACCTTATGTATGCATCAAAAGGTTATAGTTTGCTTATGCCAAATCTGTGTACGCCAAATGCCTGgaaattttatatgcaattcatatacataaatgataaattagATCTAAACATTTTTTGGGTGTAGTGTAGGAATTGTGCTAAATTATAACCAAACcatctaaaaacaaacaagcaactACAACAAAAAATGTGATGTGTTTAATAGCTGACAGTGTGTCTGATTGTGGATCGACTCATTTATTGACGTTGTGCATTTCAGAGTTGCCACACAAAGCTAAGGGACTTGTTCACTGAGAAACTCCATGTCATTGGATTGGCCGCCTTAGTGATTGCTGTCATTATGGTGAGaatgaacacacacatgcacaattaCAGACTTGCGTAAGGAATAACTAAATATCCTTTGAAAACGGCTGTGTGTGTAATTTCTCTTTGCTGTGTGTCCAGGTTTTTGAGATGATCTTCACCATGGTCCTCTGCTGT is part of the Labeo rohita strain BAU-BD-2019 chromosome 18, IGBB_LRoh.1.0, whole genome shotgun sequence genome and harbors:
- the cd81b gene encoding CD81 molecule b → MAVTGCSQCIKYMLFFLNFIFWLAGGVILGVALWLRHDSQTSSLLMLQFEGNQAPGTFHISVYVLIAIGAVMMFVGFLGCYGAIQESQCLLGTFFTCLVILFACEVAAGIWGFINRDTISTELINFYDAAYMKAVDPVDTASRQAASKVLEVFHNTLDCCGKGDDNPLFTAVQASLCPKKTMPLDPLISQSCHTKLRDLFTEKLHVIGLAALVIAVIMVFEMIFTMVLCCAIRNAPAY